In uncultured Sunxiuqinia sp., the following proteins share a genomic window:
- a CDS encoding glycoside hydrolase family 43 protein, protein MKVIFRFLWLLVGLLLANSCVFEKSETAINPVLPGDSPNPTVTKIGDSYYASATSNEWSPLFPIYKSDDLNNWELISYVFPGGAPDWAHQNFFAPELSYDEDQDKIYVYYTGRDKSTGKITIAIASADNPEGPFTDHGPLIISDNTETIDAFEIRDRDNTLYLIWKEVYAPGEPSIIYAQPISEDRKTVYGEKHELIRNDKEWENEIVEGPCIFQRDDYFYLLYSAGKCCDITCDYKIGVARSKDLLGLWEKYEANPIVKDNEIWKCPGTGDVFREGRDYYLLFHSYKAVGGDYIGREGLLEKLHWTDDDWPYFERSSEMTLENNRIDYFDDFSKALEPCWQWRATQTLSYATGENGLMLAASAENDLLGSLLAQPVKSMNFDVTATIDLNMSGRDVEGGILLIGATTNSFGAPMAGLGITVGHDLIQVWITSGKEKNVYEAVSTAEYGDLIKLKMNIKNGDLLQFSVSDGDKWDIIADSVDASGYVPWGMGFRWGLVSKGETNEFVNIRNVELINR, encoded by the coding sequence ATGAAGGTAATTTTTAGGTTTCTATGGCTTTTGGTTGGTTTGCTGCTTGCTAATAGTTGTGTTTTTGAAAAATCAGAAACTGCAATAAATCCTGTATTGCCGGGAGATAGCCCAAATCCTACAGTAACCAAGATTGGTGATAGCTATTATGCATCAGCTACCAGTAATGAATGGTCGCCGTTGTTCCCAATATATAAATCCGATGATTTGAATAACTGGGAACTTATCTCTTATGTTTTTCCGGGAGGAGCTCCAGACTGGGCACATCAGAATTTCTTCGCACCGGAGCTTTCGTATGATGAGGACCAAGATAAAATTTATGTGTATTATACTGGGCGAGATAAGTCGACTGGTAAAATTACCATTGCAATTGCGAGTGCTGATAATCCCGAGGGACCTTTTACAGATCATGGTCCACTGATCATATCTGATAACACTGAAACCATTGATGCGTTTGAGATTAGAGATCGGGATAATACGCTATACCTGATTTGGAAAGAGGTGTATGCGCCCGGAGAACCTTCTATTATTTATGCACAGCCCATATCAGAGGATCGAAAAACGGTGTATGGAGAAAAGCATGAGCTAATTCGAAATGATAAGGAATGGGAGAATGAAATTGTTGAAGGTCCCTGTATTTTTCAGCGCGACGACTATTTTTACCTATTGTATTCGGCGGGTAAATGTTGTGATATAACCTGTGACTATAAAATTGGGGTTGCCCGGTCGAAGGATTTATTGGGTTTATGGGAGAAGTATGAAGCAAATCCGATTGTGAAGGATAATGAAATCTGGAAATGCCCTGGAACAGGAGATGTATTCAGAGAGGGACGTGACTATTACTTACTGTTTCACTCCTACAAAGCAGTTGGGGGTGATTACATTGGGCGAGAAGGTTTGTTGGAAAAGCTCCATTGGACCGATGATGACTGGCCGTATTTTGAGCGTAGCTCAGAAATGACACTTGAAAATAATAGGATTGACTATTTCGATGATTTTTCGAAAGCACTCGAGCCTTGCTGGCAGTGGCGCGCCACACAAACACTGAGCTACGCAACAGGCGAAAATGGACTAATGTTGGCGGCATCGGCCGAAAACGACCTGCTTGGGAGTTTGCTGGCTCAACCTGTAAAATCTATGAATTTTGATGTGACAGCAACAATAGATTTGAATATGAGTGGACGGGACGTTGAAGGTGGAATCTTGTTAATTGGCGCAACCACAAATAGTTTTGGAGCACCCATGGCCGGATTGGGTATTACCGTGGGTCACGATTTGATTCAGGTGTGGATTACATCTGGGAAAGAAAAAAATGTATACGAGGCGGTATCGACTGCCGAATATGGTGATTTAATCAAATTGAAGATGAACATAAAAAACGGAGATCTTTTACAGTTTTCGGTGTCTGATGGTGATAAGTGGGACATCATTGCTGATTCTGTTGATGCTTCAGGCTACGTTCCTTGGGGGATGGGTTTCCGATGGGGCTTGGTTTCAAAAGGCGAAACCAATGAGTTTGTCAACATTCGAAATGTAGAACTAATTAACCGTTAG
- a CDS encoding RNA polymerase sigma-70 factor yields MTTESKHIDKNLLRKLKDGDRYAFQVIFDAYSERLFHFAYSYLKDSNNSEEIVQDVFLRLWEIKAEIDEDKSFKSFLYKMTVNRVFNHLKHQIVRQKYEEHLMNLTPAYSDTPEEELRSKELSDKVQEVLIKLPEQKRRIFILSRLKGYSNAEISEELGLSVRTVENQIYRATKFLKEHLKDDFLLLLGCCLFLF; encoded by the coding sequence TTGACGACAGAATCTAAACATATCGACAAAAATCTGCTCCGCAAACTGAAGGACGGAGATCGGTACGCTTTTCAGGTGATATTTGATGCTTACAGTGAGCGTCTTTTCCATTTTGCTTATTCATATTTGAAAGATTCAAATAATAGCGAAGAGATTGTTCAGGATGTTTTTCTTCGTCTTTGGGAGATCAAGGCTGAAATTGACGAAGACAAGTCGTTCAAAAGCTTTTTGTATAAAATGACAGTGAATCGGGTATTTAACCACTTGAAACACCAAATTGTCCGACAAAAGTACGAGGAGCATTTGATGAATCTGACCCCGGCATATAGCGACACACCCGAAGAAGAGTTGCGTAGCAAAGAATTAAGTGATAAGGTTCAGGAAGTACTGATCAAGTTGCCTGAACAAAAACGAAGAATATTTATACTGAGTCGTCTCAAAGGATATTCAAATGCTGAGATTTCAGAAGAGCTTGGGTTGTCAGTGCGAACTGTTGAGAACCAGATCTATCGGGCAACCAAATTTTTAAAAGAACACTTAAAAGACGATTTCCTGCTTCTGCTGGGATGCTGTCTTTTTCTCTTTTAA